One Salvia splendens isolate huo1 chromosome 22, SspV2, whole genome shotgun sequence DNA segment encodes these proteins:
- the LOC121788036 gene encoding cyclin-D4-2-like isoform X1: MAENRRFDCVAASDLLLCDEGTKSLCFDDGDFVETLNNQTGSDSDPFIPLPLLADECIDWMVERETEHLPRNDYLMRLRSGDLDLSLRREALDWMIKACDHHNFGEFCLYLAMSYLDRFLSVYTLPKGKHWVIQLIAVSCLSLAAKMEEVNVPSLVDLQAGDPKYLFEAKTIQRMEMLVLSYLKWNVKPYTPFNFIEFYLGKSCKPQTPQGPLLTRSTQIILSMIKGIDFLEFKPSEIAAAVALYVSGEADVTQEKEQGRVAKCLELIQDLMPISSAAALTGSTATSVASRSSSSSSTPSLPYSPNGVLDAACLSYKNDERSSPISKRRKLD, translated from the exons ATGGCTGAAAACAGACGCTTTGACTGTGTGGCAGCATCAGACCTGCTGCTCTGCGATGAAGGAACCAAAAGCCTTTGCTTTGATGATGGAGATTTCGTTGAAACTCTCAATAATCAAACCGGATCAGATTCAGACCCATTCATTCCTTTGCCGTTGCTCGCTGATGAGTGTATTGATTGGATGGTGGAGAGGGAAACAGAGCATTTGCCTAGAAATGATTATCTCATGAGGCTGAGGAGTGGGGACTTGGATTTGAGCTTGAGAAGGGAGGCTCTTGATTGGATGATTAAG GCTTGTGATCATCACAACTTTGGAGAATTTTGCTTGTATTTGGCTATGAGTTACTTGGATCGGTTTCTGTCAGTGTACACCCTCCCT AAGGGTAAGCATTGGGTGATTCAGCTGATCGCCGTGTCTTGCTTGTCGTTGGCTGCCAAAATGGAAGAGGTTAACGTGCCCTCTCTAGTCGACTTACAG GCAGGGGACCCAAAGTACTTGTTTGAGGCGAAAACTATCCAGAGAATGGAGATGTTGGTGCTGAGCTACTTGAAATGGAATGTCAAGCCTTACACTCCATTCAACTTCATAGAGTTCTACCTCGGGAAATCGTGCAAACCTCAGACCCCACAAGGGCCGTTGCTCACTAGGTCGACACAGATCATCCTGAGCATGATCAAAG GTATCGACTTCTTGGAGTTCAAGCCGTCTGAGATAGCTGCAGCTGTGGCATTGTACGTCTCAGGGGAAGCCGATGTTACTCAAGAGAAGGAA CAGGGGAGAGTGGCGAAATGCCTCGAGCTGATTCAAGATTTGATGCCAATAAGCAGTGCTGCTGCCCTTACTGGTTCTACTGCGACGAGTGTGGCCTCACGTTCATCATCGTCGTCGTCAACACCATCACTGCCCTATAGCCCGAACGGGGTGTTGGATGCTGCGTGCTTGAGCTATAAAAATGATGAGAGGTCTTCTCCCATCAGCAAAAGGAGGAAGTTGGATTAA
- the LOC121788036 gene encoding cyclin-D4-1-like isoform X2, with protein MAENRRFDCVAASDLLLCDEGTKSLCFDDGDFVETLNNQTGSDSDPFIPLPLLADECIDWMVERETEHLPRNDYLMRLRSGDLDLSLRREALDWMIKACDHHNFGEFCLYLAMSYLDRFLSVYTLPKGKHWVIQLIAVSCLSLAAKMEEVNVPSLVDLQAGDPKYLFEAKTIQRMEMLVLSYLKWNVKPYTPFNFIEFYLGKSCKPQTPQGPLLTRSTQIILSMIKGIDFLEFKPSEIAAAVALYVSGEADVTQEKEGRVAKCLELIQDLMPISSAAALTGSTATSVASRSSSSSSTPSLPYSPNGVLDAACLSYKNDERSSPISKRRKLD; from the exons ATGGCTGAAAACAGACGCTTTGACTGTGTGGCAGCATCAGACCTGCTGCTCTGCGATGAAGGAACCAAAAGCCTTTGCTTTGATGATGGAGATTTCGTTGAAACTCTCAATAATCAAACCGGATCAGATTCAGACCCATTCATTCCTTTGCCGTTGCTCGCTGATGAGTGTATTGATTGGATGGTGGAGAGGGAAACAGAGCATTTGCCTAGAAATGATTATCTCATGAGGCTGAGGAGTGGGGACTTGGATTTGAGCTTGAGAAGGGAGGCTCTTGATTGGATGATTAAG GCTTGTGATCATCACAACTTTGGAGAATTTTGCTTGTATTTGGCTATGAGTTACTTGGATCGGTTTCTGTCAGTGTACACCCTCCCT AAGGGTAAGCATTGGGTGATTCAGCTGATCGCCGTGTCTTGCTTGTCGTTGGCTGCCAAAATGGAAGAGGTTAACGTGCCCTCTCTAGTCGACTTACAG GCAGGGGACCCAAAGTACTTGTTTGAGGCGAAAACTATCCAGAGAATGGAGATGTTGGTGCTGAGCTACTTGAAATGGAATGTCAAGCCTTACACTCCATTCAACTTCATAGAGTTCTACCTCGGGAAATCGTGCAAACCTCAGACCCCACAAGGGCCGTTGCTCACTAGGTCGACACAGATCATCCTGAGCATGATCAAAG GTATCGACTTCTTGGAGTTCAAGCCGTCTGAGATAGCTGCAGCTGTGGCATTGTACGTCTCAGGGGAAGCCGATGTTACTCAAGAGAAGGAA GGGAGAGTGGCGAAATGCCTCGAGCTGATTCAAGATTTGATGCCAATAAGCAGTGCTGCTGCCCTTACTGGTTCTACTGCGACGAGTGTGGCCTCACGTTCATCATCGTCGTCGTCAACACCATCACTGCCCTATAGCCCGAACGGGGTGTTGGATGCTGCGTGCTTGAGCTATAAAAATGATGAGAGGTCTTCTCCCATCAGCAAAAGGAGGAAGTTGGATTAA
- the LOC121785901 gene encoding 14-3-3 protein 1: MALTREQYLYMAKLAEQAERYEEMVQFMDSLVVSAAGTELSVEERNLLSVAYKNVIGSVRAAWRIVSSIEQKEESRKNDDHVSLVKDYRSKVESELSQVCAGILKLLSDNLIPSAASSESRIFYLKMKGDYHRYLAEFKVDDERKEAAENTMVAYKAAQEIALADLAPTHPIRLGLALNFSVFYYEILNSSEKACSMAKQAFEEAIAELDTLGEESYKDSTLIMQLLRDNLTLWTSDMQDQIDEA; encoded by the exons ATGGCTTTGACCAGAGAGCAGTACCTCTACATGGCGAAGCTAGCCGAGCAAGCCGAGCGCTACGAGGAGATGGTCCAATTCATGGACAGCCTCGTCGTCAGCGCCGCCGGCACCGAACTCTCCGTCGAGGAGCGCAACCTCCTCTCCGTCGCCTACAAGAACGTCATCGGCTCCGTCCGCGCCGCCTGGCGCATCGTCAGCTCCATCGAGCAGAAGGAGGAGAGCCGCAAGAACGACGACCACGTCTCCCTCGTCAAGGACTACAGATCTAAAGTCGAATCCGAGCTCTCTCAAGTCTGCGCCGGCATCCTCAAGCTCCTCTCCGACAATCTCATCCCCTCCGCCGCCTCCAGCGAGTCCAGGATCTTCTACTTGAAGATGAAGGGCGATTACCATCGCTATCTCGCCGAGTTTAAGGTCGATGATGAGCGGAAAGAGGCTGCTGAGAATACTATGGTCGCTTACAAAGCAGCTCAG GAAATTGCGCTAGCTGATCTCGCTCCCACGCATCCTATACGGCTGGGATTGGCGCTGAATTTCTCCGTTTTTTACTATGAAATTCTGAATTCATCAGAGAAAGCTTGCAGCATGGCTAAACAG GCTTTTGAGGAAGCTATTGCTGAGCTGGACACTTTGGGTGAAGAGTCTTACAAGGATAGCACTCTTATCATGCAACTTCTGCGAGATAATCTCACTCTTTGGACGTCAGATATGCAG GACCAGATCGATGAGGCTTAA